GTGCGGTAGCCGTACTGCTGGGCCTCGGCGTCCGGCAGGATCAGGTCCCCGGTGTCGGGGTCGTAGTAGGTGCGGGCGGGCAGCTCGGGGGAGGCGTCGGCCAGGTCCCGGATCATCCGCGCGTAGGCGTGCCGCTCGTCGCCCCCGGTGGGCCGACGCATCCCGCACTTCGACGCCCAGGTGCCCTTGTCCAGATCGTCCTCGGTGACGATCCGGGCCTTCCGGCCCCGCTTGGGCACGATCTGGTACTCGGTGCGGACGTCCTGGCCGTCGTCGGTGAGGTGCACGATCAGGCCGGTGACTCGCGGCACGGTGCCGATCAGGTGCACCGGTCCCTCGGCGGTGGGCTGGTGGAGGATCGCCCGGCCCGCCGGGCGGTAGTACCAGCCCGGCCGCATACCGGGGATCGGGTAGGCCCCGGCCGGGCTCCCGTCCTTCTTCTTCCCCTTGGGAGAAGCCGTTGCCTCTCCCGTGCTCCCGCTGGCGTCGTTGCCAGTCGCGGTTGCTTGCTCTCTCAACGTGAGCCCTTCTGGCCCACTGCTGGAGTGATTGGCTGATAGGGGGGAGCGAAATCTCCCCCGCACTGCCTTACACTCGGCAGCAGACCTTGCTGGTCACGCGAACCCGCTGTTCCGGACTTCGACCCTCTGAAGCTTCGACCCTCCAGAGGACCCGGACTGCGGGTTTTCGCGTGTTACGGATCTTGTTCAGTTGATCTGTGCAGCCTACGTCGCCGCATGGGCCGATCTGGTGGCTTAGCCCTGCTCTTGCGGCGTTACGGGAGTAACCGGCCATTGGGCGGACTCGTCACGATGCAGCTCGGTGACCAGCTCCACCCGGTCAGCCGGAATGACCCTCACGGTCACGTCTACCGGTCGCCCGAGACTGTGAGACGTGCCGACCAAGGTCAGCTCTAGAACGGTCGTCTCCGGGCTGATGTCCAGGAGCCGGGCCTCTTCGGACGTCGGGGTGCGGCCCCGAGCGTGTTCCCTCCAGGACAGGGGGCCGTGGCCGGACTCTTCCAATCGGTCGATGTAGCCACCGGGTCCCGTGTTCGCTTCCGCCACCTGGGGCGCATCGCGGACCGCGATAGGGGAGAGCCAGGTGTCGACGATCTGAAACGGCGGCTCGTCGGCCGGGCTGGTGACGCGCCGACGACGCAGCACCGCGATACCCGGCTCGACGTCCAGCAGAGCTGCCACTCGGTCCGGTACAGGCTCATAGGACCGAAAGGGACGGCCGTGAGTAGCCCAGGGCTCACCTGCGTGTGAGGCGGCAGGGAAGACGTAGCCGCGGGCGGGGTCTCGCATCACGGCTTGTCCCCGGCCGATCCTGCGTCGCTCTATCTGCCAGTTCAGGACCCTGATTCCTGCCCGCTTCACCACTCTGATCAGGCCCTCGCGCTCCAGCACCCCCAGAGCGGAGCTGATGACGCCGCGCCCAACGCTGTAGGTGGCGGTCAGGTCTGCGTACGTGGGCAGCGTGGCTCCCACGCCGTACTCGCCTGAATGGATACGCCTTCGCAGGTCGTCTGCGACCTCTTCATACCTGGGCATGCGCCCTCCCTTCTCAGTACGGGAGTGATCCTCTCACGAGGACTGTACCGGTACTGCTTGACACTCCGCCAGTCGAAGCGCAGTATCAGTACCGGTACAGAGCCTCAACTTGAGGTGAGTACCGGTCCGTCAGTCCTGTCCAAGTGGTGGAGGTACGCATGCGGCCCGCGACCACAACAAGCACGAGTGGACCCGACTGGCGGACGAGGGCAAGTGAGCGTCTGTCGGCTGCCTTTTCCGCCCGTTTCGTACGGACGGAAGCACAAGGGAGCTGCACAGGAAGCTCCGCCCCTGGCCAGGGGCGCAATCCCTGGCCAGGGAGAGACCACCACCTGCCACAACAGGAGGGCGATCCCATGACGGATCGTACGGCCCGGCCGCTGACTCGCCGAGTCCTGGCTCGGCTCGACGCGATGACCCCGACCAGCCCCGATTCCGGCTACCTGACCCTGCTCACCAGCTCCACCGTCCTGGCCGGCCTCGACCTCATTGCGGTCGAGCGCGCGGTCAACGGGTTGCTCGACCCCGCGGACCTCACTGAGGCGGAGGCGGTCGCGGCCGGCCGAATCCTCCTCACTCGGGGATTCGCCCCGCGTGAGGTCTCCTACCGCACCAACCTCGCGCGCGGTCCGCTCCAGCGGCACGCGCCCGACTCCGCCCTGAACTCCTGGCACATGATCCGCCGCAGCGCTGGAACGGCGGTGGCCGCATGAGTGCTGACGTGCGCACGTTCTACGGCCTGGACGTGGTCGGTCCGACCCGCGCCCTTCCGGTCCCGACCGCGACGTTCACCTGTCCCTGCGGGCACGTCGAGCGCGCCCGGGGTGTCCAGGAGGTCCAGGCGCTGACCGGGGCCGGGGTCACCAGGCACCGGGAGGTCTGCCCGCTGCGGGTCGAGACCGGGAGGGCGGCCTGATGGCGGGCCGGATCGCGCGGCTGGCCCGCTCGTGCTGGACGTGCTGGTTCTGCGGTGCGGACGTGGCCGGGTCGCAGAAGGTATGCGGCTGCCAGCAGATCGGGGTGCGCTGATGAGCATCCGCCGTGAGACCCACCGCGATGACCGGGAGCGGAACGAGGGCCTGATGGCGGCGCTGGGCGCGTCGCTGGACCCCGACCGCGAGATCGACCAGTTCGAGACCGTCGTCGCCCATGCCCTGTACGTCAACGAGTCCGCGAACCCGCCCGCGGGCCACACCTACCCGAAGAGGGGCTGAAGATGACTGACCGTCTGACCGCCGTGCAGCGCCGTGAGCTGTGGGCGCTGAACAGCAGCGAGAAGGCCCGCGTCCTGGCCGCCGCGACCGTGGGCGGCGTGAAGGAGGGCCGGGGCAACTCCGGCGCGAAGCAGGGTGCGGCCATCGACCGCGTCTGGTCGGAGGCCGAGGCGCGGATCGCCCGCGAGGAGGCCGCCGCCCAGCGCGAGCGGGACCGCAAGGCGCAGGCCAAGGCCGACGCCAAGGCCCAGCGCAAGGGCTGGTGGTGACCGTGGCGGACGCGCTGAACCCGCCCAAGGGCGAGTGCCGGCAGTGCTGGTACCACGCCCATGCTCGGGACGCTCACCGGCACCTGGCCCCGCGCCAGGACTGCCCGGCCTGCGTCGCCCACATGGGCGGTCGCCACCCCGACTCGATGATCGTGAGGTGAGTGCGATGCGCGCGCACGTCGCTGCCCTGCTGGCCCTCCTCCTGGCCTACGTCGAGCTGGTGGTCGCCACCGTGGTGGAGGTCGCCGTCTACGCGGCGGCCACCAGCTGGGGCGCCACTCCGTGGAATGCGGTCCTCACGGCGGTCGCGCTGGGTATGGCCAGCATCTACCTGGCCGACACCGCCCGGTGGTTCCGGGGTGGTCCCCGCGGCCGGCCGCTGACGCACGTCGGCCGGGAGTGGGCCGACCGCGTGGCCGACTGGGGCGGCCTGCCCTACGAGGACGACCCCGACGACACGCCCCTGTCACCCCCGTTCTGACGTCACACCCTCACACCCTCACGACGCCATGACGTCACCGATCACCGAGAGGAGGCCCTGAGATGCGGTTCTACGACCCGGACGGCACCGAGTACGGCATCCCGACCTACCCGCGTCGGCTCGCCCCCGGCGGGCTCGCCACCCGGCGGCAGCTCCGCGCCCAGGGCCTCCGCCCCGGCGGCCAGCCGGTCGCCGCGCAGATCCTCTGGCACCGCTACGGACAGCTGCGCGTGGCCTACCTCTACCGGCTCGACCTCGCGCAGCCCGTCCGGCCGATGACCCCGGCCCGCTGGACCGCGCACGAGCAGATGATGCGCGCCCGCCGCACCTGCCCGGACTGCCGCACCCAG
This portion of the Streptomyces sp. WMMB303 genome encodes:
- a CDS encoding pRL2-8, which gives rise to MTVADALNPPKGECRQCWYHAHARDAHRHLAPRQDCPACVAHMGGRHPDSMIVR
- a CDS encoding GntR family transcriptional regulator → MPRYEEVADDLRRRIHSGEYGVGATLPTYADLTATYSVGRGVISSALGVLEREGLIRVVKRAGIRVLNWQIERRRIGRGQAVMRDPARGYVFPAASHAGEPWATHGRPFRSYEPVPDRVAALLDVEPGIAVLRRRRVTSPADEPPFQIVDTWLSPIAVRDAPQVAEANTGPGGYIDRLEESGHGPLSWREHARGRTPTSEEARLLDISPETTVLELTLVGTSHSLGRPVDVTVRVIPADRVELVTELHRDESAQWPVTPVTPQEQG
- a CDS encoding RRQRL motif-containing zinc-binding protein — protein: MRFYDPDGTEYGIPTYPRRLAPGGLATRRQLRAQGLRPGGQPVAAQILWHRYGQLRVAYLYRLDLAQPVRPMTPARWTAHEQMMRARRTCPDCRTQYEYVIPTSLGCCPHCADQPAHTDHDAIAA